Within the Micromonospora citrea genome, the region CTGTCGGTGACCGCTTCCCCGAGTACGAACTCACCGCCTGCGTGTCGCTGGACGCCGACAAGGCGTTCGAGACCATCAACCACAAGTCCCACGAGGGCAAGTGGCGGGTCGTCTTCTTCTGGCCGAAGGACTTCACCTTCGTCTGCCCGACCGAGATCGCCGAGTTCGGCCGGCTGAACGAGGAGTTCGCCGACCGGGACGCCCAGGTCCTCGGCGTGTCGGTGGACAACGAGTTCGTCCACTACGCGTGGCGCAAGGACCACCCGGACCTGCGCGAGCTGCCCTTCCCGATGCTGAGCGACGTCAAGCGCGAGCTGACCGCCGCCTGCGGCGTGCTGGGCGAGGACGGCGTGGCCCAGCGGGCGACCTTCATCGTCGACCCGAACAACGAGATCCAGTTCGTCATGGTGACCGCCGGCTCGGTCGGCCGCAACGTCTCCGAGGTGCTGCGCGTGCTCGACGCCCTGCAGACCGACGAGCTGTGCCCGTGCAACTGGAACAAGGGCGGCGAGACCCTGGACGCGACCAAGCTCCTCGCCGGCGCCGGGGCCTGACCATGGGTCTGGACGCGATCAAGGCGGCTCTGCCCGAGTACGCCAAGGACATCAAGCTCAACCTCGGCTCCACGATCGGCACCTCGACGCTGAAGCCGGAGCAGGCGTGGGGCACCGCCCTGGCCTGCGCCGTCGCGGCGCGCAACCCGGTCGTGCTGCGGGAGATCGCCGACGAGGCGGCCACCCACCTCGGGCCGGAGGCGGTCGAGGCCGCCAAGGGCGCCGCCGCCATCATGGCGATGAACAACGTCTACTACCGGGCCAAGCACCTGATCGGCGACGAGCAGTACCAGTCGATCCCGGCACGGCTGCGGATGCAGATCATCGCCAAGCCGGGCGTGGAGAAGGCCGACTTCGAGCTCTGGTGCCTGGCCGTCTCGGCGATCACCGGCTGCGGGGTGTGCCTGGAGTCGCACGAGAAGACCCTGCGCGGCGCGGGCTTCAGCCGCGAGCAGGTGCACGAGGGGCTGCGCATCGCCGCCGTCGTGCACGCCGCCGCGGTCACCCTCGACGCCCAGGCCGCGCTCGCCTGACGCGTACGCCCCGGTGGGCCGGCGCCGCACGACGGCGCCGGCCCACCGCCGTCTCCGGCGGCCACCGCGTCAGCGCCGTCTCCCCGGCTCCGGGGTCCCGCCGTTTCCGGTGGCGACCGCCCGGGTAGCTCCTCCCAGGACGAGGACACGATCCGGCGAGACGACTGGCGACAGTCGGGGCAGGAGTTGTCAGATGGACAGGCTCGACCCGCACAGCACGCACGGCAGCCCGGATCCGGTGCGCGACGGCGGCCGGGGCGAGTTCGCCGGCGGCGCGCCCGCCGGCTCCTTCGACCCGT harbors:
- a CDS encoding peroxiredoxin, which gives rise to MLTVGDRFPEYELTACVSLDADKAFETINHKSHEGKWRVVFFWPKDFTFVCPTEIAEFGRLNEEFADRDAQVLGVSVDNEFVHYAWRKDHPDLRELPFPMLSDVKRELTAACGVLGEDGVAQRATFIVDPNNEIQFVMVTAGSVGRNVSEVLRVLDALQTDELCPCNWNKGGETLDATKLLAGAGA
- a CDS encoding carboxymuconolactone decarboxylase family protein gives rise to the protein MGLDAIKAALPEYAKDIKLNLGSTIGTSTLKPEQAWGTALACAVAARNPVVLREIADEAATHLGPEAVEAAKGAAAIMAMNNVYYRAKHLIGDEQYQSIPARLRMQIIAKPGVEKADFELWCLAVSAITGCGVCLESHEKTLRGAGFSREQVHEGLRIAAVVHAAAVTLDAQAALA